A genomic region of Solanum stenotomum isolate F172 unplaced genomic scaffold, ASM1918654v1 scaffold13934, whole genome shotgun sequence contains the following coding sequences:
- the LOC125850108 gene encoding putative disease resistance protein RGA4: MADPVIGATVQVVLEKLLSLTIEKVSSSRDCSKHLRMLTQNVSIIQAFINDAERRQVDDHAVEKWLKMLERVAENAENVFDEFTYESFKAQVMQIRNSPMRKVSDFISHTAFKSKMSRKIKNINEELRVINQLAKDLGLQSLIVSSQQILPFRETDSLVVASDVVGRDNDVAEIKEKILNMRDEVVLCTIPVVGMGGLGKTTVAKRIFNDEEIEKHFEKRVWLCLPEMSETKSFLEQILQSLTERKLEVQTRDIIVKKLRDELGGKRYLLVLDDLWRVDLPVWDEFVDNLRVVNTSRGNCILVTTRMKQVASTVAVDVRVLGKLAEDHCWSIFKQRAFVDGEVPEEMVSMESSIVEICQGLPLAASVLGGLLRNKERHEWQAILYGNPLVAGENDKGENSLRKILKLSYDYLPFPHLKKCFAYFAMFPKDFVFGKDQLIQLWMAEGFLRPCQETPMMEDVGNKYFQLLLQYSLLQDVELDEHNNIRYCKMHDLVHDLAGDILKSKLFDQKSIGGENLSRGRYFGWDSPSDQIDMINEPGRICTLFSRNNISKDVLLSFQFLRVLNFSRSGIKELTASIGKLIYLRYLDLSNTNIKALPNSICKLYNLQTFRVSNCFLLEELLHEMANMISLRHIYYSNDFRSDSRKWCFGNQNFQMPLKMGQLTCLQTLQFFKVGSEKGRRIEELGCLKNLRGELMIRDLQLVCNREEVVKACLREKPNVSKLAYLWSHDESEDCEVNDEYVLDGLQPHTNLKNLVVVNYLGTRFPSWFSEELLPNLVELKLSGCRKCKEIPSLGQLKLLRHLELIGFHELECIGPTFYGVEVDNNGSSNNNTNIQVFPLLKELVLWNMPRLTEWNEVQLLSTGNDGSDRFGVRMFPGLEKLRIINCPLLKSIPNQFEMLRELSIDGNQMIEFRIEVLLLKH; the protein is encoded by the coding sequence ATGGCAGATCCAGTAATTGGTGCTACAGTTCAAGTTGTGCTTGAGAAACTGCTTTCTCTCACTATTGAGAAAGTCAGTAGCTCAAGGGACTGCAGCAAACATCTCAGAATGCTCACACAAAATGTATCCATCATTCAAGCTTTCATTAATGATGCTGAAAGACGACAAGTTGACGATCACGCTGTAGAGAAATGGCTGAAAATGCTTGAAAGAGTTGCTGAAAATGCTGAAAATGTGTTTGACGAATTCACATATGAATCTTTCAAAGCACAAGTGATGCAGATCCGAAATAGCCCTATGAGAAAGGTCAGTGATTTCATTTCTCATACAGCTTTTAAGAGTAAAATGTCTCGAAAAATCAAAAACATCAATGAAGAGTTGAGGGTTATCAATCAGTTAGCCAAAGACCTCGGTCTCCAATCACTAATTGTTTCGTCTCAGCAAATACTACCGTTTCGAGAAACAGATTCCTTAGTAGTTGCTTCGGATGTCGTTGGTAGAGACAACGATGTTGCTGAAATAAAGGAGAAGATATTGAACATGAGAGATGAAGTTGTTCTATGCACCATTCCCGTAGTGGGGATGGGAGGTTTAGGGAAAACTACTGTAGCTAAGAGAATTTTCAATGATGAAGAGATCGAAAAACACTTTGAGAAGAGAGTGTGGTTGTGTCTACCTGAAATGTCAGAGACTAAGAGCTTTCTTGAACAGATCCTCCAATCATTGACAGAGAGGAAACTTGAGGTCCAGACCAGGGATATAATAGTCAAGAAACTCCGAGATGAACTAGGTGGAAAAAGGTATTTGCTTGTCTTGGATGATTTGTGGCGTGTTGACCTTCCGGTATGGGATGAGTTCGTGGACAACTTGAGAGTAGTAAACACTTCTAGAGGAAATTGCATTCTCGTGACTACTCGCATGAAACAAGTGGCATCCACTGTAGCGGTAGATGTTCGTGTGCTGGGAAAGTTAGCAGAAGATCATTGTTGGTCCATTTTCAAACAAAGAGCATTTGTTGATGGGGAGGTTCCAGAAGAAATGGTGAGCATGGAAAGCAGTATTGTTGAAATATGTCAAGGTTTACCGTTGGCTGCAAGTGTGTTGGGAGGCCTTTTACGCAACAAGGAAAGACATGAATGGCAGGCAATCCTTTATGGCAACCCCCTTGTTGCAGGTGAAAATGATAAAGGGGAAAATAGCTTAAGGAAAATCCTAAAACTTAGCTATGATTATTTACCATTTCCACATCTGAAAAAATGCTTTGCCTACTTTGCAATGTTTCCAAAAGATTTTGTGTTTGGAAAGGACCAACTAATCCAACTCTGGATGGCGGAAGGCTTTCTTCGTCCATGTCAAGAGACCCCTATGATGGAAGACGTTGGGAACAAGTATTTTCAACTTTTGTTGCAATATTCCTTGCTGCAAGATGTTGAGCTAGATGAGCACAACAATATAAGATACTGTAAGATGCATGATCTTGTGCATGATTTGGCTGGAgatattttaaaatctaaacTATTTGATCAAAAGAGTATTGGAGGAGAAAATCTTTCTCGAGGCCGATACTTTGGATGGGACTCACCAAGTGATCAAATTGATATGATAAATGAGCCAGGACGTATATGCACATTGTTCTCAAGAAACAATATATCCAAAGATGTTCTATTGAGCTTTCAGTTCTTGAGAGTTCTAAATTTTTCCAGGTCAGGCATCAAGGAGTTGACAGCCTCAATTGGCAAACTAATATACTTGAGATATCTTGATCTCTCCAATACTAATATCAAAGCCTTGCCTAACTCCATTTGCAAGCTCTACAATTTGCAAACATTTAGAGTAAGTAACTGCTTTTTACTCGAGGAGCTTCTACATGAAATGGCGAATATGATAAGTTTGAGACACATATATTACAGCAATGATTTCAGATCAGACTCTAGAAAATGGTGTTTCGGCAATCAGAACTTTCAGATGCCACTTAAGATGGGACAATTGACTTGTCTTCAAACACTACAGTTTTTCAAGGTAGGTTCAGAGAAAGGTCGTCGAATAGAAGAATTAGGTTGTTTGAAGAACCTTAGAGGTGAATTGATGATCAGAGATCTTCAATTGGTCTGTAATAGAGAAGAAGTTGTAAAAGCATGTCTACGGGAGAAACCAAATGTCTCCAAGTTGGCATATTTATGGTCCCATGATGAATCAGAAGACTGTGAGGTCAATGATGAGTATGTTTTGGATGGTCTTCAACCGCATACTAACTTGAAAAATTTAGTGGTAGTGAACTATTTGGGGACTAGATTTCCTTCATGGTTCAGTGAagaattgttaccaaatttggTCGAGTTGAAATTAAGTGGTTGCAGAAAGTGCAAGGAAATTCCATCGCTTGGCCAACTTAAACTACTTCGGCATCTTGAGCTGATAGGATTCCATGAGTTGGAATGTATTGGACCTACATTTTATGGTGTTGAAGTTGACAATAATGGATCAAGCAACAATAACACCAATATCCAAGTGTTCCCGTTACTCAAAGAACTAGTATTGTGGAATATGCCTAGACTTACTGAGTGGAACGAAGTGCAGTTGTTATCAACAGGAAATGATGGTAGCGACAGATTTGGAGTAAGAATGTTTCCTGGGCTGGAGAAGTTGAGGATTATTAACTGTCCACTGTTAAAAAGTATACCGAATCAATTTGAAATGCTGCGTGAATTAAGCATCGATGGGAATCAAATGATTGAATTTAGAATTGAGGTTCTTCTCTTGAAACATTAA
- the LOC125850112 gene encoding putative disease resistance protein RGA4 has protein sequence MPSLSYLNISKCLKLDSVPAGGLHRLTGLQELCIGPFSETVDFEAFQLIFNGIQQLSSLPKLEVYGNRQWDSLPYQLLQLSALTEIGINDFGIKTLPDRFGNLTYLETLELVRCRRLQHLDFLDVMPKLQHLEIRDCPSLESLLDGLVNLVSLQELTLWFCRKLQHLPSRDAMLRLTKLRYLRIRGCPQLEKSCSNKNGTNSQWSNICHIPYIGLGGMTIQDLN, from the exons ATGCCTTCACTTTCatatttgaatatatcaaaatgtctCAAATTGGATAGTGTACCTGCAGGGGGCCTTCACCGCCTCACTGGGTTACAGGAATTGTGCATTGGACCTTTCTCAGAGACGGTGGATTTTGAGGCATTCCAATTGATATTTAATGGCATTCAGCAGCTATCATCCCTTCCTAAATTAGAGGTGTATGGGAATAGGCAATGGGATTCTCTGCCCTATCAGCTTCTGCAACTTTCCGCCTTAACAGAGATCGGAATAAATGATTTTGGAATCAAAACTCTTCCTGATAGATTTGGAAATCTTACTTATCTTGAAACATTAGAGCTAGTGAGGTGCAGACGACTACAACATCTGGACTTCTTAGATGTCATGCCCAAATTACAGCATCTGGAGATCCGTGATTGTCCATCGTTAGAATCTCTGTTGGATGGGCTTGTCAACCTTGTTTCTTTGCAAGAGTTAACTTTATGGTTCTGCAGAAAACTACAGCATCTGCCATCCAGAGATGCCATGCTACGCCTCACCAAATTACGGTACCTTAGAATTAGAGGCTGCCCACAGTTAGAAAAAAGTTGCAGCAATAAAAATGGCACAAACTCCCAATGGTCCAACATTTGCCATATTCCATATATTGGCCTAGGTGGGATGACAATTCAGGACTTAA ATTAA